The DNA region CAATGACTTACTTCTGTACTATTTTGTTTTTTTGGATTAATTTTTTCAAAATTATCTAAAGTTGTAATTGTTAAATTAGCTGCTAAATATGATAATTTATCAAAAACTTCATCAACTAACATATTATTTTGAAGTTTTAAATATTCAATTGCTAAAATATCTCCACTATCAAGTCCCTCTTCCATAAACATAGCAGTTACACCAGTATATTTATCATCATTTAAAATTGATTCTTGAATTGGACTTGCACCTCTATATTTTGGCAAAATTGAAGCATGAAGATTTATGCAAGGAGCAATATTTAAAATCTCTTTTGGTAATATTTGTCCATACGCTGCTACAATTATAAAATCAGGGGATAATTTTTCTAATTCTTCTTTTATTTCATTATTATTTTTTAATTTATCTGGTTGAAAAATAGGCAAATCCAAATTATTATCAATACAGTATTGTTTTATATGAGGAGCTGTCAAAATCTGTTTTCTTCCTACTTTTTTATCAGGTTGAGAAAAAAGTGCTAAAACTTCATAATTATCAGATTTTATTAATTTATCAAATATTATAGTTGCATAATCTGGAGTTCCCATAAAAACAATTTTTTTCTTCATTAATCTTCCTGTATTTTAAATAATGTTCCACTTTTATGATCTTCTTTTATTAAAAAATCATATGCATTTGTTAAATCAAATCCAGAGCTTAAAAACATTGGAATTCCTCTATTCATTAAAAACTTTGCAGCTTTTAATTTAGTTACAATTCCTCCCGTTGCAAACTCTGAATTTGGTGTATGCTTCATTTCAAGTTGAGATTCATAAACAATATCTACATTTTTTTGTAAGACTGCATCTTCAAATTCTCTTGGATTTTTATTATAATATCCATCAATATCTGATAAAATTGCTAATAAATCTGCTTTAAAATAATATGCTGCATGAGCTGCTAATTGATCATTATCTCCAAATAACAACTCGTCATTTGCTACAACATCGTTTTCATTTACAATAGGAATAACATTATTTTCTAATAATATTTCAACAACATTTTGAGCATTTTTTGTTCTTTTTTTAGAATCAAAATCATTTTCAATCATCAAAATTTGTGCACAAACAAGCTCATGTTCTCTAAATCTTTTTTTATAATGTTTCATTAATAAAGGTTGCCCAATAGCAGCAAGAGCTTGTCTATTATAAATAACTTTTTTATCTAAATGTAATCTAGTATTTCCAGCACCAACAGCACCAGAACTTACTAAAATTACTTCATAATTTTTTTCTTTTTTTAATTTAGCTATAAAATCAACTAAATTTGATAGTCTATCAAAGGCTAATTTATTATTATCAGTTAAAACAGCTGTTCCAACTTTAATAACGATTCTTTTCATTTACTTTGTCCTAAAAGTTCATATAAAGCATACCCTATTGATTTAGTATTTAAATGAGTTACAGATGATATTGGCAAAATAAAGAATGGCTTTGTTTTGTCAAATCTTGATAAACTTAAATCTTGAATATAGTAAGGGAAAGTTGTATCAAATCCAAATTCATTTGAATTTGATGTTTCTAAACTTAAACTCTCAATAAATTCTTTTATGTCTTTATTTAAATCTTCACCATAGTATGCATCTATTTTTGTTAATGCAATTGCATAGTTTCTACCACTTAACTCAACAGAAAATTTTGCTAATTCTTCTTTTAATATTTCAAATTGTTCTGTTATTTTTCTATGATTTGATACATCAATTGTAAAAAGTAAAGTTTTAGTTCTTTCTATATGTTTTAAAAACTCTATTCCTAAACCTCTACCTTCACTAGCACCATCAATAATACCAGGAATATCAGCCATAACAAATGAATTATATTCTCCTACTTCAACAACACCCAATTTAGGTGTTAATGTAGTAAATTCATAATTTGCAATTTCTGGTTCTGCATTTGATACAGTTGAAATTAAAGTTGATTTACCAACGTTTGGATATCCAACTAAACCAACATCAGCTATAAGCTTAAGTTCTAGTTTTATATCTCTTGTAAGTCCTGGTAATCCAGGCTGAGCATATGTTGGCCTTTGATTTTTAGAGTTTTTAAAATGAATATTTCCTAATCCACCTTTTCCACCTTCTAAAAACTTAACTTTTTCACCCTCATTTAATAAATCTAACAATACTTCATTTGTATTAGCATCAATAACTTGTGTTCCAGGAGGTACAATAAGTGTAAGTGCTGGTGCTGATTTACCTGTCATTCTTCTACCCATACCTTGCTTACCATTTTCAGCTTTAAGTACAGTTCTACCTTTATACCATGATAGAGTATCAGTATTGTTATCTACTTGGAAATAAACATCTCCACCTTTACCTCCATCTCCACCATCTGGTCCACCTTTAACTACAAATTTCTCTCTTCTAAAAGAAGTACAACCTTGTCCTCCTTTACCAGATGAAACTGTAAATTTAACACTATCTATAAACACTATTTACTCCTAAAACTAAAAAAGGGTGCAGGCAAAGCCATACACCCTCTTATAAAAATATTTCATACCTCAAATTATGAAGCGTAAACTGAAACTTTCTTTCTATCTTTATCTTTAATCTCGAACTTAACTACACCATCAATTAAAGCATAAATAGTATGGTCTTTACCTATTCCTACATTTTCACCAACGTGTACTTTTGTTCCTCTTTGTCTAATAATGATGTTACCAGCTCTAACTGTTTCTCCACCAAATTTTTTAACACCAAGTCTTTTTCCAGCTGAATCTCTATTATTCTGTGTAGATCCTTGACCTTTCTTGTGAGCCATTTCTTATCTCCTTAAAATTATGCAGCGATTTTAGTAATTCTAATTTTTGTGAAGCTTTTTCTAAAACCTCTTTTTAATTTACTATCTTTTCTTCTTCTTTTTTTGTAAATTATAACTTTTCTATCTCTATTTACACCTGTACCATCAAGTACTACTTCTGCTTGAACTTTTGCAGCTGAAATAGCATCACCAGTTTTTAGTTCACCGTCATTTAATGCAATAACATCAGTGATTTCTAATGTTTCTTTTGCAGCTTTACCTAGGTAATCTACATTAAGAATATCACCTTCTTGAACTTTATATTGCTTTCCAGCACATTTAATAATTGCGTACATTCTTCAATCCTCTAACTATCTATATCTATCAAATACGTATTTTTTGTGAAGCGAAATGTTATCTAATCTTAGTTTAAACTTTGTTTAAGCGAAAATTTTTTATTGATAATCATAAGGCAATGCAATAACATCCATTTCAACAAGTACATTTTTTGGTAAAGTTTTTACCGCAACTGTACTTCTAACAGGTTTATGTTCACCAAATGCTTCAGCGTATAAAACATTTACTATACCAAAGTCATCCATATTATCCAAAAATATAGTAACTTTTATTACTTTATCCATACCACTTTTGCAATCTTCTAACAACTTTCTAAGATTTTCAAGAACTTGTCTAGTTTGAACTTTTATATCACCTTGAACTAGTTCTCCTTCCGCTGTTAAAGGTATTTGTCCAGAAGTATAAATTAATCCATTAGCTTTAATTGCTTGAGAGTATGGACCAATTGCAGCTGGTACTCTATCAGTATGTAATAACTCCATTTTCTTCTTCCTCTTTAATTTTTTGAGATTATACAAGTTTTTGAATTAATTGCTAATTATAAGTAACCATTTTACCTTGTTTTAGTTGAAATATCTTATCTTTTAATTTCCTAATTTCATTAGATTTCTTTTTAAAATCTAATGTTTTATCATATAATAAAGTATTTAATTTACTTGAATAATATTTTGATAATAATATACAAATCTCTTTTTTTAATCTTTCATCATCATAATCTTCTAATCTTTCATTTAAAAGTATTCCATTTAAAGAAGAATCATGAATATCGCTTATTAATAGTTCAAATTGTTCTTTATGATAATCAAAAATTTCAGAATCAACCATATCAAGAACATAGTCTAATCTTGATGGTTTTTCTAAAATTGCTTTTATTATACTTAATTCTGCAATATCTATTTTTGTTGAACTATTTTCTACTTTTCTTCTTGACTGAGTTGATATTTTTACTAAATTTTCTCTGATATTTAATTTTTGTGCTAAATATCTTTTATATTCATCTTGATATAAAATACTTAAACTTTTTAAATATTCATTTGCTTCTTGTAAAGCTTTTTGTTTTTGAATAGGATCATTAATATTATATTTTGCAACAATATAATCAATTG from Malaciobacter molluscorum LMG 25693 includes:
- the proB gene encoding glutamate 5-kinase, which codes for MKRIVIKVGTAVLTDNNKLAFDRLSNLVDFIAKLKKEKNYEVILVSSGAVGAGNTRLHLDKKVIYNRQALAAIGQPLLMKHYKKRFREHELVCAQILMIENDFDSKKRTKNAQNVVEILLENNVIPIVNENDVVANDELLFGDNDQLAAHAAYYFKADLLAILSDIDGYYNKNPREFEDAVLQKNVDIVYESQLEMKHTPNSEFATGGIVTKLKAAKFLMNRGIPMFLSSGFDLTNAYDFLIKEDHKSGTLFKIQED
- the fmt gene encoding methionyl-tRNA formyltransferase, whose translation is MKKKIVFMGTPDYATIIFDKLIKSDNYEVLALFSQPDKKVGRKQILTAPHIKQYCIDNNLDLPIFQPDKLKNNNEIKEELEKLSPDFIIVAAYGQILPKEILNIAPCINLHASILPKYRGASPIQESILNDDKYTGVTAMFMEEGLDSGDILAIEYLKLQNNMLVDEVFDKLSYLAANLTITTLDNFEKINPKKQNSTEVSHCSKIKKENGLIDFDNAKQLYLKYKAYCYWPGIFLSTGLKIKEIELIDEDSSNKEGEILEINKDFTIIGCKSGKIKISKVQPPSKKVMNIADYLRGKRLEVGNTLN
- the rplU gene encoding 50S ribosomal protein L21, coding for MYAIIKCAGKQYKVQEGDILNVDYLGKAAKETLEITDVIALNDGELKTGDAISAAKVQAEVVLDGTGVNRDRKVIIYKKRRRKDSKLKRGFRKSFTKIRITKIAA
- a CDS encoding RidA family protein, with protein sequence MELLHTDRVPAAIGPYSQAIKANGLIYTSGQIPLTAEGELVQGDIKVQTRQVLENLRKLLEDCKSGMDKVIKVTIFLDNMDDFGIVNVLYAEAFGEHKPVRSTVAVKTLPKNVLVEMDVIALPYDYQ
- the rpmA gene encoding 50S ribosomal protein L27: MAHKKGQGSTQNNRDSAGKRLGVKKFGGETVRAGNIIIRQRGTKVHVGENVGIGKDHTIYALIDGVVKFEIKDKDRKKVSVYAS
- the obgE gene encoding GTPase ObgE, whose product is MFIDSVKFTVSSGKGGQGCTSFRREKFVVKGGPDGGDGGKGGDVYFQVDNNTDTLSWYKGRTVLKAENGKQGMGRRMTGKSAPALTLIVPPGTQVIDANTNEVLLDLLNEGEKVKFLEGGKGGLGNIHFKNSKNQRPTYAQPGLPGLTRDIKLELKLIADVGLVGYPNVGKSTLISTVSNAEPEIANYEFTTLTPKLGVVEVGEYNSFVMADIPGIIDGASEGRGLGIEFLKHIERTKTLLFTIDVSNHRKITEQFEILKEELAKFSVELSGRNYAIALTKIDAYYGEDLNKDIKEFIESLSLETSNSNEFGFDTTFPYYIQDLSLSRFDKTKPFFILPISSVTHLNTKSIGYALYELLGQSK